GAGTACTTCTCCAGGGTCTGGGCGTGCTCCGGCAGCAGCTTGGCCGGCGGTGGTTGtaggaggagcagcagcagcacgcGGGACACCTCGCAGCGGACCAGCACGTCCGAGAAGGCGCCCAGGGCGGCGGGAGAGGGCGCCGCCGAGCCGGAGTTCGGAGGAAGCAGCGCGGCCGGTAGGGCGGGCGTCGCCCCGGTCCCGGGCCCGGGCTGGGGCCccggcggcgggggcggcggcaGTGACTGCACCGGGTGGCTGCCGTGCTCCCGCGCCAGGCGCTGCATGCGCGTGAAGACCGCCAGGGCGCCGGTGTAGTCGCGCGCCAGCAGCTGGCAGGAGGCGGCCTCGCCCAGCGCCTGCAGCGCGGCCAGGGGCAGCTGGGGCAGCTGGAGCTGGGCGGCGCGCTGGAAGTGACCGGCGGCGGCGGCCGGCTGGCCCAGGTCGCGCAGGGCGGCGGCCAGCTCGAGGCagagggcggcggcggcggccggctGGCCCAGCTCGAGGTGCAGACGCACCGCGGCGCCCAGGGCGCTGGCGGCGGCCTGCAGCGGCTCCCCGTAGGCGGCGGGGCAGACCAGGCGCTGGCGCGCGTCGCGCTCCTGCCGCAGGAAGAGGCGGGCGGCCTCGGTGAGGGCCAGCGCCTCCCCGGGCCCGTGGAAGAGCGCCTGCTGGCAGCGCGCCACCGCCAGCTGGCACCAGGCCGCGTACGGCAGACACTCCTGGGCGCGCAGCTCCCGGCCCAGCTGTCCGAACTGCTCGCCGGCCTCCGCCACGTTCGGCTTCCGCAGGAACCGCTTCTTCAACTTGTTCGACACCAGCCGGTAGCGGGCCAGGAAGTCCCCGGCCTCGGGTCCCGGGCCGGCGCCGCCGCCTCCGCCCAggccggccgccgccgccgccgccgccatgcTCGCCGCCCCAGGCACTTCCGGACGCGCTGCCGCAGCTGGCGgacgggcggggcggggcggggcgacGTGCCCTGCGTCCCCCTTGGCAGGCTGCCGGCGTGCCCGCGCCCGCTCCCCAGCCCGAGCGTGCCCCTTGCCCTGGTGATGTGCAAAGAGCGGGATCGGAGGCGGGGCCTGGCCGGGCTGTGAGCGGCGCATGCAAATCCAGGGTCTCGGGGATGCGGAGCCAAGACCTTGGGAAGGTACGCGGGGCCTGGCCCGGCGCCACCTGCTGCTAGCTCGGCTGCAATGCAGATGGTCTCGCTTGCTGAAGGCCTCCCACAGCCTCTCCATCTGAACATGACCCAAACTAAACTCGTGACCCTAATTCCGTGTCCGTACATTTCTCGACTGTTTTCCCCCCACCGCTCACTCCTCCATCTTCCTGTCCAGGGCCCCTTGCCAAGCGCCGGGTCCACCTCTCCGTCCCCAGCCCGGTTGCCTTTAGGAGTCCATCCTGTGGCAACGCTGCAGTCATGGTCTTGAGGCCCACCCGCCCCAACGAACGCCATCATGCTGAGGACTTTCCCGGGCAGGCCCTGACTTGCTCAGAACCAGCGGGGGTGTCCCCTTCCCACCCAGGGCCAGTCCCCTGCACTGTCACCGGGAGGGACCGCTCCTCTGTGCCATCCCTGACTCCCACCCAACCCCAGACCCCCACCACCTCTCCATCCCTCCAGCTGTGGAGGTCTCacaaccccccaccccactcaccgCCCACGCCCCCAACACACCCCATGACATcgcccagccccccaccccatgtcaccacccaccccccccccaccccaaggCAAAGTGACTGAAGCAGGCAGGTGGGttcctttaaacattttattgacaGAATTAATGAAGACCCAAGACTTTGGGGCCCGGGTGGTGGGGGTTGATTTAAGGCTGGGGATTCGGGCCGGGGGATTTGAGGCCGGGGAGTTTGGGGCTGGGTGGGTGGACGAGTGGACCTGCCAGGTCCCAGGGGCTGGGCGTCAGAAGCTAGTCCCCACCGGGGGCCACTTGAGAGATGGTGGTTGTGTGAA
This genomic stretch from Chlorocebus sabaeus isolate Y175 chromosome X, mChlSab1.0.hap1, whole genome shotgun sequence harbors:
- the F8A1 gene encoding 40-kDa huntingtin-associated protein; the protein is MRRSQPGQAPPPIPLFAHHQGKGHARAGERARARRQPAKGDAGHVAPPRPARPPAAAARPEVPGAASMAAAAAAAGLGGGGGAGPGPEAGDFLARYRLVSNKLKKRFLRKPNVAEAGEQFGQLGRELRAQECLPYAAWCQLAVARCQQALFHGPGEALALTEAARLFLRQERDARQRLVCPAAYGEPLQAAASALGAAVRLHLELGQPAAAAALCLELAAALRDLGQPAAAAGHFQRAAQLQLPQLPLAALQALGEAASCQLLARDYTGALAVFTRMQRLAREHGSHPVQSLPPPPPPGPQPGPGTGATPALPAALLPPNSGSAAPSPAALGAFSDVLVRCEVSRVLLLLLLQPPPAKLLPEHAQTLEKYSWEAFDSHGQESSGQLPEELFLLLQSLVMAAHEKDTEAIKSLQVEMWPLLTAEQNHLLHLVLQETISPSGQGV